One window of the Prionailurus bengalensis isolate Pbe53 chromosome E1, Fcat_Pben_1.1_paternal_pri, whole genome shotgun sequence genome contains the following:
- the LOC122486036 gene encoding translation initiation factor IF-2-like, which produces MTPAAPAGLSTLSEPPHEPGPAPQHTALGSGPTGPPPREPVSNLHPIGPSRSHAPGKRLPKPGGPDPRPRATRQRRARNGGGRETAAARAAQGGAGRAGAPQAPRDTHRHGRSGGTPRACARARTPHARGARAPAPDTGQAWRDPPPTQRGEAQAAVGEERRSAPPRGRQTSSHAGEKAPPNTHKGMQSPHTRVATTRTGGAATGGFRYPKAPSRIAREGFLTKGASPPTQIRPPIGTRQTKGVSSRGRQDPGRGRKVHGNGLTQGIPEHSRSGPTPTRAACLPHARGCLCHRPEGAPRLQRPLRGGDDKAPAPHSRGNGCASLHRFCHPPTSGISANGGDPKGGGKEEHGARRQNEKSGPTRQECPSLV; this is translated from the exons ATGACGCCCGCGGCGCCAGCCGGCCTCAGCACCCTTAGCGAGCCTCCCCACGAGCCAGGCCCCGCCCCACAACACACGGCCCTGGGGTCCGGACCCACGGGACCCCCGCCGCGGGAGCCCGTCTCCAACCTCCATCCGATCGGTCCATCCCGGAGCCACGCCCCAGGGAAGCGCCTCCCGAAGCCAGGCGGCCCCGACCCGCGCCCGCGCGCCACCCGCCAGCGGCGAGCCCGGAACGGGGGCGGGCGGGAGACAGCCGCCGCCCGCGCGGCgcaggggggggcggggcgcgcagGGGCGCCCCAAGCCCCTCGGGACACACACCGCCACGGGAGAAGCGGGGGGACaccgcgcgcgtgcgcgcgcgctcgCACACCACACGCCCGAGGCGCACGGGCCCCGGCGCCGGACACCGGCCAGGCCTGGCGTGACCCTCCCCCGACTCAGAGGGGGGAGGCGCAGGCCGCGGTAGGCGAAGAGCGGCGCTCGGCCCCACCGCGGGGCCGACAGACCTCCTCTCACGCGGGAGAGAAGGCTCCGCCTAACACGCACAAGGGCATGCAGTCACCCCACACACGGGTGGCCACTACGCGCACAGGAGGGGCAGCGACTGGGGGGTTCCGGTACCCCAAGGCACCCTCTCGGATCGCTAGAGAAGGCTTTCTCACCAAGGGCGCGTCGCCCCCCACCCAAATTCGTCCCCCCATCGGGACCCGCCAAACAAAAGGCGTTTCTTCCCGGGGCCGCCAGGACCCGGGGCGGGGGAGAAAGGTCCACGGCAACGGATTGACACAGGGCATTCCAGAGCACTCGCGATCAGGGCCCACACCAACGAGGGCCGCCTGCCTTCCCCACGCGCGAGGTTGCTTGTGTCACCGCCCGGAAGGAGCGCCGCGCCTCCAG CGGCCGTTGCGGGGCGGGGACGACAAGGCGCCCGCTCCCCACAGCAGGGGGAACGGGTGTGCCTCCCTTCACCGATTCTGCCACCCGCCCACCTCGGGCATCTCCGCCAACGGCGGCGACCCAAAGGGGG GCGGGAAGGAGGAGCATGGGGCCCGCAGGCAGAACGAGAAGAGCGGTCCCACCCGCCAGGAGTGTCCGTCCCTCGTCTGA